One part of the Methylobacterium terrae genome encodes these proteins:
- a CDS encoding alpha-ketoacid dehydrogenase subunit beta gives MPRRTMIEAIREAMAVAMERDDDVVVFGEDVGYFGGVFRCTQGLQARFGKSRCFDAPISELGIVGAAVGMAAYGLKPCVEIQFADYMYPAYDQIVSEAARLRYRSGGQFTAPMVVRMPTGGGIFGGQTHSQSPEALFTHVAGLKTVVPSNPYDAKGLLIAAIEDPDPVIFLEPKRLYNGPFDGHHDRPVTPWARHDLGEVPDGHYTVPLGKAAIRREGSAVTVLAYGTIVHVAEAAAAETGIDAEIVDLRTLLPLDMETIETSVRKTGRCVIAHEATLTSGFGAELVALVQETCFYHLEAPIVRVAGWDTPYPHAQEWAYFPGPERVGRALRAALEG, from the coding sequence CATCCGCGAGGCGATGGCCGTGGCGATGGAGCGCGACGACGACGTGGTCGTGTTCGGGGAGGACGTCGGCTATTTCGGCGGCGTCTTCCGCTGCACGCAAGGACTCCAGGCCCGCTTCGGCAAGAGCCGCTGCTTCGACGCGCCGATCAGCGAGCTCGGCATCGTCGGTGCCGCCGTCGGCATGGCGGCCTACGGCTTGAAGCCCTGCGTCGAGATCCAGTTCGCCGATTACATGTACCCGGCCTACGACCAGATCGTGTCGGAGGCCGCGCGCCTGCGCTACCGCTCGGGCGGCCAGTTCACCGCCCCGATGGTGGTGCGGATGCCGACCGGCGGCGGCATCTTCGGCGGCCAGACCCACAGCCAGAGCCCCGAGGCCCTGTTCACCCACGTGGCGGGCCTGAAGACCGTGGTGCCGTCGAACCCCTACGACGCCAAGGGCCTCTTGATCGCGGCGATCGAGGATCCCGACCCGGTGATCTTCCTCGAGCCCAAGCGCCTCTATAACGGCCCCTTCGACGGCCACCACGACCGGCCGGTGACCCCGTGGGCCCGCCACGACCTCGGCGAGGTGCCGGACGGGCACTACACCGTGCCCCTCGGCAAGGCGGCGATCCGGCGCGAGGGGAGCGCCGTCACGGTGCTGGCCTACGGCACCATCGTGCACGTGGCCGAGGCTGCCGCCGCCGAGACGGGCATCGACGCCGAGATCGTCGACCTGCGCACGCTGCTCCCCCTCGACATGGAGACGATCGAGACCTCGGTGCGCAAGACCGGGCGCTGCGTCATCGCCCACGAGGCGACCCTGACCTCGGGGTTCGGCGCCGAACTCGTGGCCCTCGTGCAGGAGACCTGCTTCTACCACCTGGAGGCGCCGATCGTCCGGGTCGCGGGCTGGGACACGCCCTACCCGCACGCCCAGGAATGGGCCTACTTCCCGGGTCCCGAGCGCGTCGGCCGGGCCCTTCGCGCCGCGCTGGAGGGCTGA
- a CDS encoding dihydrolipoamide acetyltransferase family protein, with protein MGFRIVKLPDIGEGVAEAEVSAWHVKVGDVVREDQPLADVMTDKATVEIPSPVSGTVAALGAEAGQMLAVGAELVRLEIEGGEAAPQAAAAPQAAAAPEAGVAVAPEVAKAQDQAAGQSAAALVPAADGLEPAQPAPALQSAAVPKAAGATKSAEPPKPAPAKPAAPAARPAAAAPSSGPPRPAGEKPVASPAVRRRALEAGIDLRQVRGTGPAGRIGHDDLDAYLNAPPEDAAPAPAGRAPRTGVEEIKVIGLRRRIAQRMADAKRRVAHFSYVEEVDVTAVEELRASLNQRHGASRPKLTLIPFLVQALVRALPDFPQMNAHYDDEAEVIHRHAGIHVGIATQTPSGLMVPVLRHAETRDVWNSAAEVRRLADAARNGLAARDELSGSTITITSLGALGGIVTTPVINRPEVAIIGVNKQVMRPVWRDGAFVPRLTMNLSASFDHRVVDGYDAALFVQALKSLLETPATLFMEA; from the coding sequence ATGGGATTTCGCATCGTCAAGCTCCCCGATATCGGCGAGGGTGTGGCCGAGGCCGAGGTCTCGGCCTGGCACGTCAAGGTCGGCGACGTGGTTCGCGAGGACCAGCCGCTGGCCGACGTGATGACCGACAAGGCGACCGTCGAGATTCCCTCGCCGGTGAGCGGGACCGTCGCGGCGCTGGGCGCCGAGGCCGGCCAGATGCTGGCGGTCGGCGCCGAGCTGGTGCGGCTCGAGATCGAGGGCGGGGAAGCGGCGCCCCAGGCCGCGGCGGCACCCCAGGCCGCGGCGGCGCCCGAGGCCGGGGTCGCGGTCGCGCCCGAGGTCGCGAAGGCGCAGGATCAGGCCGCCGGCCAATCTGCCGCCGCCCTGGTCCCGGCCGCGGACGGCCTGGAGCCGGCACAGCCCGCGCCGGCCCTGCAATCCGCAGCAGTGCCCAAAGCCGCCGGGGCGACAAAGTCGGCCGAGCCGCCGAAGCCTGCGCCGGCCAAACCTGCGGCTCCTGCCGCGCGCCCCGCCGCGGCGGCGCCGTCCTCCGGCCCGCCGCGCCCCGCGGGCGAGAAGCCGGTCGCCTCCCCGGCCGTGCGCCGGCGGGCGCTCGAAGCGGGAATCGACCTGCGCCAGGTTCGCGGCACGGGTCCCGCCGGCCGCATCGGCCACGACGACCTCGACGCCTACCTGAACGCCCCGCCGGAGGATGCGGCCCCCGCTCCCGCCGGCCGCGCCCCGCGCACGGGCGTGGAGGAGATCAAGGTCATCGGCCTGCGCCGGCGCATCGCCCAGCGCATGGCCGACGCCAAGCGGCGCGTCGCCCATTTCTCCTACGTCGAGGAGGTGGACGTGACGGCGGTGGAGGAGCTGCGCGCCAGCCTCAACCAGCGCCACGGCGCGAGCCGCCCGAAGCTGACCCTGATCCCGTTCCTGGTCCAGGCCCTGGTGCGCGCCCTGCCGGACTTCCCGCAGATGAACGCGCATTACGACGACGAGGCGGAGGTGATCCACCGCCATGCCGGCATCCATGTCGGCATCGCCACGCAGACGCCGTCCGGCCTGATGGTGCCGGTGCTCCGCCACGCCGAGACCCGGGACGTCTGGAACTCCGCGGCCGAGGTCCGGCGCTTGGCGGACGCCGCCCGCAACGGGTTGGCCGCCCGCGACGAGCTCTCGGGCTCGACCATCACCATCACGTCGCTGGGGGCTCTCGGCGGCATCGTGACGACGCCGGTGATCAACCGGCCGGAGGTCGCGATCATCGGCGTCAACAAGCAGGTGATGCGCCCGGTCTGGCGCGACGGCGCCTTCGTGCCGCGCCTGACGATGAACCTCTCGGCGTCCTTCGACCACCGGGTGGTCGACGGCTACGACGCCGCCCTGTTCGTGCAGGCGCTGAAAAGCCTGCTCGAGACGCCCGCGACCCTGTTCATGGAGGCCTGA